One window from the genome of Methanobacterium sp. encodes:
- a CDS encoding 50S ribosomal protein L40e, which yields MARFEEAENRIFNIKICLKCNARNPPTAKTCRKCGYKGLRPKAKEPRG from the coding sequence ATGGCTAGATTTGAAGAAGCAGAAAATAGAATATTCAATATCAAAATATGCTTAAAATGTAACGCAAGAAACCCCCCTACTGCAAAAACATGCAGGAAATGTGGTTACAAGGGTCTAAGACCGAAAGCTAAAGAACCAAGAGGATAG